In Acidovorax sp. GBBC 1281, a single window of DNA contains:
- a CDS encoding dipeptidase, translated as MKKLLMAAGLALGLSACSSVTAPTDAAPLAGTLKKPDLDRLVVAETGAPSGDFSAFLERAVRTYPALAPSVKAYGSKATLAGDDLVNISRLLGLYNRLHHHTAVIDTTAKMVAIPTVRADKVPPHEDKAIIAFGTLVEGMAKDFGLQYRNVDNRIFEVKLPGTGTEEFGILTHADVVPVVADEWVLDDGTRLDPFKLTRVGGNLYGRGSIDDKGSIAAVLYAMKAVKDSGLPMARTIRLMVETTEETGGDAMKYYRAKTQLPEYNIVLDSKYPAVVAEKGSGALRASFALAPAAAVPAGAVTIAAMAGAASANAVPQTATARLTGGDLAAAAQRLGAAREAFIAKYAGQGGPFAIDIVQDGAALTVKVTGTSAHGSRPEEGVNPLPRLALFLQESGVPLAANGYASAVRYIADLYGTDYLGRTMGLAYSDDFMGPLTMSPNLVREKDGKVDVLVNVRMPRGSTADVLTKATAARIQAWGAQAGVAVEVDHSQGEWMTRDPKGAWLSTLLNTFGDTTGLEAKPVPTAGSTTAKLMPNAINFGPAMPGKKYTAHNAKEFKEVADLDADMQMFTEMLVRIGNLPQMQ; from the coding sequence ATGAAGAAGCTTTTGATGGCGGCCGGCCTGGCCCTGGGCCTTTCGGCCTGCTCCAGCGTGACCGCGCCGACCGACGCCGCGCCCTTGGCGGGCACGCTCAAGAAACCCGATCTGGACCGCCTGGTGGTCGCCGAGACGGGCGCGCCCAGCGGCGATTTCAGCGCGTTCCTCGAACGCGCGGTGCGCACCTACCCTGCGCTGGCGCCCAGCGTGAAGGCGTATGGGTCCAAGGCCACGCTGGCGGGCGACGACCTGGTGAACATCAGCCGCCTGCTGGGCCTGTACAACCGGCTGCACCACCACACGGCGGTGATCGACACGACCGCGAAGATGGTGGCCATTCCCACGGTGCGCGCCGACAAGGTGCCCCCGCACGAGGACAAGGCCATCATCGCCTTCGGCACGCTGGTCGAAGGCATGGCCAAGGACTTCGGCCTGCAGTACCGCAACGTGGACAACCGCATCTTCGAAGTGAAGCTGCCCGGCACGGGCACCGAAGAATTCGGCATCCTCACGCACGCCGACGTGGTGCCCGTGGTGGCCGACGAATGGGTGCTGGACGACGGCACCCGGCTGGACCCGTTCAAGCTCACGCGGGTGGGCGGCAACCTGTACGGGCGCGGCTCCATCGACGACAAGGGCTCCATCGCCGCGGTGCTGTACGCGATGAAGGCGGTCAAGGACAGCGGCCTGCCGATGGCCCGCACCATCCGCCTCATGGTCGAGACGACCGAAGAGACGGGCGGCGACGCGATGAAGTACTACCGCGCCAAGACCCAGCTGCCCGAGTACAACATCGTGCTGGACAGCAAGTACCCCGCCGTGGTGGCCGAAAAGGGTTCGGGCGCGCTGCGCGCCTCGTTCGCCCTGGCACCTGCCGCCGCCGTGCCGGCCGGTGCGGTCACCATCGCTGCGATGGCGGGCGCCGCCTCGGCCAACGCCGTGCCGCAGACGGCCACCGCGCGCCTCACGGGCGGTGATCTGGCCGCCGCGGCGCAGCGCCTGGGCGCGGCCCGAGAGGCGTTCATCGCCAAGTACGCGGGCCAGGGTGGCCCCTTCGCCATCGACATCGTCCAGGACGGCGCCGCGCTGACGGTCAAGGTCACGGGCACGTCGGCCCACGGCTCGCGCCCCGAAGAGGGCGTGAACCCGCTGCCGCGCCTGGCGCTGTTCCTGCAGGAGTCCGGCGTGCCGCTGGCCGCCAACGGCTACGCCAGCGCGGTGCGCTACATCGCCGACCTGTACGGCACCGACTACCTGGGCCGCACGATGGGCCTGGCGTACAGCGACGACTTCATGGGCCCGCTCACGATGTCGCCCAACCTGGTGCGCGAGAAGGACGGCAAGGTCGATGTGCTGGTGAACGTGCGCATGCCGCGCGGCAGCACGGCCGACGTGCTGACGAAGGCCACCGCCGCGCGCATCCAGGCGTGGGGCGCGCAGGCCGGCGTGGCGGTCGAGGTGGACCACAGCCAGGGCGAGTGGATGACGCGCGACCCCAAGGGCGCCTGGCTTTCCACGCTGCTCAACACCTTCGGCGACACCACGGGCCTGGAGGCCAAGCCCGTGCCCACGGCCGGCAGCACCACGGCCAAGCTGATGCCCAACGCGATCAACTTCGGCCCCGCAATGCCGGGCAAGAAGTACACGGCCCACAACGCGAAGGAATTCAAGGAAGTGGCCGACCTCGACGCCGACATGCAGATGTTCACCGAGATGCTGGTGCGCATCGGCAACCTGCCGCAGATGCAGTGA
- a CDS encoding IS630 family transposase, translating to MPNATTRTEIALSEVERAELTSMARSRSLPAALSLRARIVLTCEGTDKASTAVAQALGISRSTVTKWRGRYARHRIAGLYDELRPGRPRTVDDERVAELITKTLHTKPADGGTHWSTRTLAADTGISKSTVARYLQTFNLKPHRADSFKLSTDPLFIEKLRDVVGLYLNPPDNALVLCVDEKSQCQALERTQPMLPMGFGYVEGVTHDYVRHGTTTLFAALNVMNGQVIAQCRPRHRHQEFLAFLRAIDKAVPDELDVHCIADNYASHKHPKVRAWLAERPRWHMHFVPTYSSWLNQVERFFSIITTRAIRRGSFTSVKDLINKIDTFIANYNQSCQPFTWTATADSILEKLARLCGRINGTGH from the coding sequence ATGCCCAATGCAACGACCCGAACAGAAATTGCGCTTAGTGAAGTGGAGCGCGCGGAACTGACGTCCATGGCGCGATCACGTTCGCTGCCAGCGGCGTTGTCGCTCAGGGCGCGCATCGTGCTGACTTGCGAAGGCACAGATAAAGCCAGCACCGCGGTTGCGCAGGCTCTGGGGATCAGTCGTAGCACTGTCACCAAGTGGCGCGGGCGCTATGCGCGCCATCGCATTGCAGGGCTTTACGACGAGTTGCGCCCGGGTCGCCCCCGCACGGTAGATGACGAGCGTGTTGCTGAGTTGATTACCAAGACGTTGCACACCAAGCCTGCTGATGGGGGTACCCACTGGAGCACCCGCACGCTGGCCGCCGATACGGGCATCAGCAAGAGCACGGTGGCGCGCTATCTGCAGACCTTCAACCTCAAGCCGCACCGGGCCGACAGCTTCAAGCTGTCGACCGATCCGCTGTTCATCGAGAAGCTGCGCGACGTTGTGGGGCTGTACCTGAACCCACCTGACAACGCGCTGGTGCTGTGCGTGGACGAGAAGAGCCAATGCCAAGCTTTGGAGCGTACGCAGCCGATGCTGCCAATGGGGTTTGGCTATGTCGAAGGTGTCACGCACGACTACGTGCGCCACGGCACCACCACCTTGTTCGCGGCCCTGAACGTGATGAATGGCCAAGTGATCGCGCAGTGCCGGCCCCGGCATCGTCATCAAGAGTTCCTTGCCTTCCTGCGCGCCATCGACAAGGCAGTGCCCGACGAACTGGATGTGCACTGCATAGCTGATAACTACGCCAGCCACAAGCATCCAAAGGTGCGCGCTTGGTTGGCCGAGCGGCCTCGCTGGCACATGCACTTCGTTCCGACCTATTCAAGCTGGCTCAATCAGGTCGAGCGCTTCTTCTCGATCATCACCACGCGGGCAATCCGCCGTGGCTCGTTCACCAGCGTGAAGGATCTGATCAACAAGATCGACACATTCATCGCGAATTACAACCAGTCCTGCCAGCCGTTTACTTGGACAGCTACAGCAGACTCCATCCTCGAAAAACTCGCCAGACTATGCGGGCGAATTAACGGGACAGGACACTAG
- a CDS encoding IS5 family transposase, whose product MTPRSALKFDLFAEASRQHKRDEVGDPLQVIARHIDFAELARLVDALIERGGGRRGGRPAYPTEVMVRILVLKRLYNLSDEQMEYQLLDRGSYQRFCLLQDAMNVPDRNTIWRFGERLGVGGATALFQGVDAQLQRHGYIARGGQAIDATLVPAPRQHIGQQERRTLAQGGQPDWSQARRRQKDVEATHTKKHGKSHFGYKLSVSVDLKHGFIRRLATGTASEHDGHHFDEVLDMHNTGRAVHADKAYPSRQRCQMLKVLGFVDAMQRRAQAGRPQSECQKGRNQRIAKKRAKVEHVFAGIRHLGGKFVRTIGQARATVGMTMMAACYNMKRLAWFLHRGVDAFFKPATGKAQVRLQTVKA is encoded by the coding sequence ATCACTCCCCGTAGCGCCCTGAAGTTCGACCTGTTCGCTGAGGCCTCGCGCCAACACAAGAGAGATGAGGTGGGCGATCCGCTGCAGGTGATCGCGCGGCACATCGACTTCGCAGAACTGGCCCGGCTGGTGGATGCCTTGATCGAACGCGGGGGTGGCCGCCGGGGCGGTCGGCCCGCCTACCCCACCGAGGTGATGGTGCGCATCCTGGTGTTGAAGCGGCTGTACAACCTGTCCGATGAGCAGATGGAGTATCAGTTGCTGGACCGGGGGAGCTACCAGCGGTTTTGCCTGTTGCAGGATGCGATGAACGTGCCGGACCGCAACACGATCTGGCGCTTTGGCGAGCGCCTTGGCGTGGGCGGGGCAACGGCCTTGTTCCAGGGGGTGGATGCCCAACTGCAGCGCCACGGCTACATCGCCCGGGGCGGGCAGGCCATTGATGCCACGCTGGTGCCCGCGCCCCGACAGCACATCGGCCAGCAGGAGCGGCGAACGCTGGCACAAGGCGGGCAGCCGGACTGGAGCCAAGCGCGACGCAGGCAAAAGGATGTGGAGGCCACGCACACGAAGAAGCACGGCAAAAGCCACTTCGGCTACAAGCTCAGCGTGAGCGTGGACCTCAAGCACGGCTTCATCCGCCGCCTCGCCACGGGCACGGCCAGCGAGCACGACGGGCACCACTTCGATGAGGTGCTGGACATGCACAACACCGGGCGGGCAGTGCATGCGGACAAAGCCTACCCGAGCCGCCAAAGGTGCCAGATGCTGAAAGTGCTGGGATTCGTGGATGCGATGCAGCGCCGTGCGCAGGCGGGCCGACCACAGAGCGAATGCCAGAAGGGGCGCAACCAGCGCATCGCAAAGAAACGAGCCAAGGTGGAGCACGTGTTCGCCGGTATCCGCCACCTGGGGGGCAAGTTCGTGCGCACCATCGGACAGGCGCGCGCCACGGTGGGGATGACGATGATGGCCGCCTGCTACAACATGAAGCGACTGGCCTGGTTCCTGCATCGGGGCGTGGATGCTTTCTTCAAGCCCGCCACTGGCAAGGCACAAGTGCGCCTGCAAACGGTGAAAGCCTGA
- a CDS encoding Dps family protein, which produces MAKTPKTPLARAGASGAPRINIGISDKDRAAIAQGLSRLLADTYTLYLTTHNFHWNVTGPMFNTLHTMFMGQYTELWNAVDPVAERIRSLGHAAPGSYAQFGKLTSLPDAPTEPPHALEMVRILVEGHEAVARTARELFPVADKASDEPTADLLTQRLTVHEQTAWMLRSLLEE; this is translated from the coding sequence ATGGCCAAGACCCCCAAGACCCCCCTTGCCCGCGCCGGCGCCAGCGGCGCACCGCGCATCAACATCGGCATCAGCGACAAGGACCGCGCGGCCATCGCGCAAGGCCTGTCGCGCCTGCTGGCCGACACCTACACGCTGTACCTCACCACCCACAATTTCCACTGGAACGTGACGGGCCCGATGTTCAACACGCTGCATACCATGTTCATGGGGCAGTACACCGAGCTGTGGAACGCGGTGGACCCGGTGGCCGAGCGCATCCGTTCGCTGGGCCATGCCGCGCCGGGCTCGTACGCCCAGTTCGGCAAGCTCACCTCGCTGCCCGACGCGCCCACCGAGCCGCCCCACGCGCTGGAGATGGTGCGCATCCTGGTCGAAGGCCACGAGGCCGTCGCCCGCACGGCGCGCGAGCTGTTCCCAGTGGCCGACAAGGCCAGCGACGAACCCACGGCCGATCTGCTGACCCAGCGCCTCACGGTGCACGAGCAGACCGCCTGGATGCTGCGCTCGCTCCTGGAGGAATAA
- a CDS encoding IS5 family transposase, whose product MTPRSALKFDLFAEASRQHKRDEVGDPLQVIARHIDFAELARLVDALIERGGGRRGGRPAYPTEVMVRILVLKRLYNLSDEQMEYQLLDRGSYQRFCLLQDAMNVPDRNTIWRFGERLGVGGATALFQGVDAQLQRHGYIARGGQAIDATLVPAPRQHIGQQERRTLAQGGQPDWSQARRRQKDVEATHTKKHGKSHFGYKLSVSVDLKHGFIRRLATGTASEHDGHHFDEVLDMHNTGRAVHADKAYPSRQRCQMLKVLGFVDAMQRRAQAGRPQSECQKGRNQRIAKKRAKVEHVFAGIRHLGGKFVRTIGQARATVGMTMMAACYNMKRLAWFLHRGVDAFFKPATGKAQVRLQTVKA is encoded by the coding sequence ATCACTCCCCGTAGCGCCCTGAAGTTCGACCTGTTCGCTGAGGCCTCGCGCCAACACAAGAGAGATGAGGTGGGCGATCCGCTGCAGGTGATCGCGCGGCACATCGACTTCGCAGAACTGGCCCGGCTGGTGGATGCCTTGATCGAACGCGGGGGTGGCCGCCGGGGCGGTCGGCCCGCCTACCCCACCGAGGTGATGGTGCGCATCCTGGTGTTGAAGCGGCTGTACAACCTGTCCGATGAGCAGATGGAGTATCAGTTGCTGGACCGGGGGAGCTACCAGCGGTTTTGCCTGTTGCAGGATGCGATGAACGTGCCGGACCGCAACACGATCTGGCGCTTTGGCGAGCGCCTTGGCGTGGGCGGGGCAACGGCCTTGTTCCAGGGGGTGGATGCCCAACTGCAGCGCCACGGCTACATCGCCCGGGGCGGGCAAGCCATTGATGCCACGCTGGTGCCCGCGCCCCGACAGCACATCGGCCAGCAGGAGCGGCGAACGCTGGCACAAGGCGGGCAGCCGGACTGGAGCCAAGCGCGACGCAGGCAAAAGGATGTGGAGGCCACGCACACGAAGAAGCACGGCAAAAGCCACTTCGGCTACAAGCTCAGCGTGAGCGTGGACCTCAAGCACGGCTTCATCCGCCGCCTCGCCACGGGCACGGCCAGCGAGCACGACGGGCACCACTTCGATGAGGTGCTGGACATGCACAACACCGGGCGGGCAGTGCATGCGGACAAAGCCTACCCGAGCCGCCAAAGGTGCCAGATGCTGAAAGTGCTGGGATTCGTGGATGCGATGCAGCGCCGTGCGCAGGCGGGCCGACCACAGAGCGAATGCCAGAAGGGGCGCAACCAGCGCATCGCAAAGAAACGAGCCAAGGTGGAGCACGTGTTCGCCGGTATCCGCCACCTGGGGGGCAAGTTCGTGCGCACCATCGGACAGGCGCGCGCCACGGTGGGGATGACGATGATGGCCGCCTGCTACAACATGAAGCGACTGGCCTGGTTCCTGCATCGGGGCGTGGATGCTTTCTTCAAGCCCGCCACTGGCAAGGCACAAGTGCGCCTGCAAACGGTGAAAGCCTGA
- the proC gene encoding pyrroline-5-carboxylate reductase → MNATPAATDSPSSAIAFIGGGNMASAIIGGLIRQGVPATQIEVVEPWAEARAALLSQHGITAHEAAGPTLARAGTVVWAVKPQTFQEAARQARAHTTGAVHLSVAAGIRSDSIARWLDSERIVRAMPNTPALIARGMTALYARPQVTADERAAIERIIATTGEFLWVDDEPQLDAVTALSGSGPAYVFRFLEAMTEAGAAMGLSRDQAHQLAVATFAGASELARRSDEPPEVLRQRVTSKGGTTYAALQSMEQDEVPQRFMRALEAARSRARELGDEFGA, encoded by the coding sequence ATGAACGCCACGCCCGCCGCGACCGATTCGCCCTCCTCCGCCATCGCCTTCATCGGCGGGGGCAACATGGCCAGCGCCATCATCGGCGGGCTGATCCGCCAGGGCGTGCCGGCCACGCAGATCGAAGTCGTCGAGCCCTGGGCCGAGGCCCGCGCCGCCCTGCTCTCGCAGCACGGCATCACCGCGCACGAAGCGGCCGGCCCCACGCTGGCCCGGGCCGGCACCGTGGTGTGGGCCGTCAAGCCCCAGACCTTCCAGGAAGCGGCCCGGCAGGCGCGCGCCCACACCACCGGCGCCGTGCACCTGAGCGTGGCCGCCGGCATCCGCTCGGACAGCATCGCCCGTTGGCTGGACAGCGAACGCATCGTGCGCGCCATGCCCAACACCCCGGCGCTGATCGCCCGCGGCATGACGGCCCTCTACGCCCGCCCCCAGGTGACCGCCGACGAGCGCGCGGCCATCGAGCGGATCATCGCGACGACGGGGGAATTCCTGTGGGTGGACGACGAGCCGCAGCTCGATGCCGTCACCGCCTTGTCTGGCTCTGGCCCGGCCTATGTGTTCCGCTTCCTGGAGGCCATGACCGAGGCCGGCGCCGCCATGGGCCTGAGCCGGGACCAGGCGCACCAGCTGGCCGTGGCCACCTTCGCCGGCGCCTCCGAACTGGCCCGCCGCTCGGACGAGCCGCCCGAGGTGCTGCGCCAGCGCGTCACCTCCAAGGGCGGCACCACCTACGCCGCCCTGCAGTCGATGGAGCAGGACGAAGTGCCCCAGCGCTTCATGCGCGCCCTTGAAGCAGCGCGTTCGCGGGCGCGCGAACTGGGCGACGAGTTCGGCGCCTGA
- the glpK gene encoding glycerol kinase GlpK, whose translation MTYLLALDQGTSSSRSIVFDERGHIVAQAQLELPQIYPQPGWVEHDPREIWRTQLATARQALAQANLKAGDVRALGITNQRETTVLWNRRTGEPVYHAIVWQDRRAEPLCAELRERGLADTIQAKTGLLIDAYFSGTKLRWLLDHVPGARAQAERGELAFGTVDSWLIWQLTQGQVHVTDVSNAARTMLFNVRTNQWDDELLELLQIPRALMPEVRPSSAHFGDTHPELLGSALPIGGVAGDQQSALFGQACFKAGMAKNTYGTGCFMLMHTGQKFQTSTNGLLTTSAAQIGTAPPGAASLSLAGSTPEFAMEGSVFVGGAVVQWLRDGLRAISASNEVQSLAESVPDSGGVMMVPAFTGLGAPYWKPDARGTITGLTRGTTLAHIARAALESIAYQSAALLQAMSRDAVAAGGAPVSELRVDGGACVNDLLMQFQADLLGIPVVRPAVIETTALGTAYLAGLSSGVYRSTDELSDLWRAERRFMPTLGAPRARELMARWEHAVRQASLD comes from the coding sequence ATGACCTACCTGCTCGCCCTCGACCAAGGCACCTCCAGTTCCCGCAGCATCGTGTTCGACGAGCGCGGCCACATCGTCGCGCAGGCGCAGCTGGAGCTGCCGCAGATCTACCCGCAGCCCGGCTGGGTGGAGCACGACCCGCGCGAGATCTGGCGCACCCAGCTGGCCACCGCGCGGCAGGCGCTCGCCCAGGCGAATCTGAAGGCCGGCGACGTGCGCGCGCTGGGCATCACCAACCAGCGCGAGACCACGGTGCTGTGGAACCGGCGCACCGGCGAGCCCGTGTACCACGCCATCGTGTGGCAGGACCGCCGCGCCGAGCCGCTGTGCGCCGAGCTGCGCGAGCGCGGCCTGGCCGACACCATCCAGGCCAAAACCGGCCTGCTGATCGACGCGTATTTCTCGGGCACCAAGCTGCGCTGGCTGCTGGACCACGTGCCCGGCGCGCGCGCCCAGGCCGAGCGCGGCGAACTGGCCTTCGGCACCGTGGACAGCTGGCTCATCTGGCAGCTCACGCAAGGCCAGGTGCACGTGACCGACGTGAGCAACGCCGCGCGCACCATGCTCTTCAATGTGCGCACCAACCAGTGGGACGACGAACTGCTGGAGCTGCTGCAGATCCCGCGCGCCCTCATGCCCGAGGTGCGGCCCTCCAGCGCCCACTTCGGCGACACCCACCCCGAGCTGCTGGGCAGCGCCCTGCCCATCGGCGGCGTGGCCGGCGACCAGCAGAGCGCGCTGTTCGGCCAGGCCTGCTTCAAGGCCGGCATGGCCAAGAACACCTACGGCACCGGCTGCTTCATGCTGATGCACACGGGGCAGAAGTTCCAGACCTCCACCAACGGCCTGCTCACCACCAGCGCGGCCCAGATCGGCACGGCGCCGCCCGGCGCGGCCTCGCTCAGCCTGGCCGGCAGCACGCCCGAGTTCGCCATGGAAGGCAGCGTGTTCGTCGGCGGCGCCGTGGTGCAGTGGCTGCGCGACGGCCTGCGCGCCATCTCCGCCAGCAACGAGGTGCAGTCGCTCGCCGAAAGCGTGCCCGATTCGGGCGGCGTGATGATGGTGCCGGCCTTCACCGGCCTGGGCGCGCCCTACTGGAAGCCCGACGCGCGCGGCACCATCACCGGCCTCACGCGCGGCACCACGCTCGCCCACATCGCGCGGGCGGCGCTGGAAAGCATCGCCTACCAGAGCGCCGCGCTGCTGCAGGCCATGAGCCGCGACGCCGTGGCCGCCGGCGGTGCGCCGGTGAGCGAGCTGCGCGTGGACGGCGGCGCCTGCGTGAACGACCTGCTCATGCAGTTCCAGGCCGACCTGCTGGGCATTCCCGTGGTGCGGCCCGCGGTGATCGAGACCACGGCGCTGGGCACGGCCTATCTGGCCGGCCTGTCGAGCGGCGTGTACCGCAGCACCGACGAGCTGTCGGACCTGTGGCGCGCCGAGCGCCGCTTCATGCCCACGCTGGGCGCCCCCCGCGCCCGCGAACTCATGGCGCGCTGGGAGCACGCCGTGCGGCAGGCCTCGCTCGACTGA
- the ubiA gene encoding 4-hydroxybenzoate octaprenyltransferase: MQLSAPTPSRLSLYLDLIRWSRPAGWLLLLWPTLSALWVAAGGFPGWHLLAVFTLGTILMRSAGCCVNDVADRRFDRHVKRTAQRPVTSGAVSPREALAVGAVLALVAFALVLTTNAITIAWSVPALAVTVLYPFTKRFFSMPQAVLGVAFSMGIPMAFTAVRGEVPWLALWLVLGNLFWVLAYDTEYAMVDRDDDLKIGMKTSAITLGRFDVAAILAFYLLLVAFWGVSLAPLGLGAAFYLAIGAVLAQVAWHFALIRHRTRDGCFRAFRENHWIGFTLFAGIAVGYALR; this comes from the coding sequence ATGCAGCTTTCCGCCCCCACGCCGTCGCGCCTGTCGCTCTACCTCGACCTGATCCGCTGGAGCCGCCCGGCCGGCTGGCTGCTGCTGCTGTGGCCCACGCTGTCGGCGCTGTGGGTCGCGGCGGGCGGATTCCCCGGCTGGCACCTGCTGGCCGTGTTCACGCTGGGCACCATCCTGATGCGCAGCGCGGGCTGCTGCGTGAACGACGTTGCCGACCGCCGGTTCGACCGGCACGTCAAGCGCACGGCGCAGCGGCCGGTGACCAGCGGCGCCGTCTCCCCGCGCGAGGCGCTGGCCGTGGGCGCGGTGCTGGCGCTGGTCGCCTTCGCGCTGGTGCTCACCACCAATGCCATCACCATCGCGTGGTCGGTGCCGGCGCTGGCGGTGACGGTGCTGTACCCGTTCACCAAGCGGTTCTTCTCCATGCCGCAGGCGGTGCTGGGTGTTGCCTTCAGCATGGGCATTCCGATGGCGTTCACCGCCGTGCGCGGCGAGGTGCCGTGGCTGGCGCTGTGGCTGGTGCTGGGCAACCTGTTCTGGGTGCTGGCCTACGACACCGAATACGCCATGGTGGACCGCGACGACGACCTGAAGATCGGCATGAAGACGTCGGCCATCACCCTGGGCCGCTTCGATGTGGCGGCCATCCTGGCGTTCTACCTGCTGCTGGTGGCGTTCTGGGGCGTTTCGCTGGCGCCGCTGGGGCTGGGCGCGGCGTTCTACCTCGCGATCGGCGCCGTGCTGGCCCAGGTGGCGTGGCACTTCGCGCTGATCCGCCACCGCACGCGCGACGGTTGCTTTCGGGCCTTCCGCGAGAACCACTGGATCGGGTTCACGCTGTTTGCCGGCATCGCCGTGGGTTATGCGCTGCGATAG
- a CDS encoding Imm21 family immunity protein: MINKWVNTNGGPLVGASENVISSWKGVDGSSSGASESDYDRACSVVDFLGVVDCGGFPVIVFGDEPLQSAFVHCNDNLVVRWVSCKSYGNLSKPIRSLVDRECVLHPLP, from the coding sequence ATGATTAATAAATGGGTAAACACTAATGGTGGACCGTTGGTTGGGGCTTCTGAAAATGTAATTTCTAGCTGGAAAGGAGTCGATGGTAGTTCTTCTGGTGCTTCGGAGAGTGACTATGATCGGGCATGCTCTGTAGTCGATTTTCTTGGAGTTGTTGATTGCGGTGGGTTTCCTGTTATCGTTTTTGGTGATGAGCCTCTGCAATCAGCTTTTGTTCATTGCAATGATAATTTGGTTGTTAGGTGGGTTTCTTGCAAGTCATATGGGAACCTCTCAAAACCCATCCGGTCCCTTGTTGATCGAGAATGCGTGCTCCATCCTTTGCCATGA
- a CDS encoding LysR substrate-binding domain-containing protein — MTLTELKYIVAVAREKHFGRAADACYVSQPTLSVAIKKLEDELEVKLFERSAGEVSVTSLGDEIVRQAQSVLEQAAAIKEIAKRGKDPLAGALTLGVIYTIGPYLLPELVRHAIARTPQMPLMLQENFTVKLLEMLRTGEIDCAIMAEPFPDTGLAMAPLYDEPFMAAVPSSHPLAEQKSISAAQLKSETMLLLGAGHCFRDHVLEVCPEFARYASNAEGIRRTFEGSSLETIKHMVSAGMGVTLVPRLSVPRDALHTGSRRRKSDDTHIRYLPIQEADGSPPPMRRVVLAWRRSFTRYEAIAALRNAIYACELPGMTRLS, encoded by the coding sequence ATGACCCTCACGGAACTCAAATACATCGTCGCTGTGGCCCGGGAGAAGCACTTTGGCCGGGCGGCCGATGCTTGCTATGTGTCGCAGCCCACGCTGTCGGTGGCCATCAAGAAGCTGGAAGACGAGCTGGAGGTCAAACTTTTCGAGCGCAGCGCGGGCGAGGTGTCGGTCACCTCGCTGGGCGACGAGATCGTGCGCCAGGCGCAGAGCGTGCTGGAACAGGCCGCCGCCATCAAGGAAATCGCCAAGCGCGGCAAGGACCCGCTGGCCGGGGCGCTCACGCTGGGCGTGATCTACACGATCGGTCCCTACCTGCTGCCCGAGCTGGTGCGCCATGCCATCGCGCGCACGCCGCAGATGCCGCTCATGCTGCAGGAGAACTTCACCGTCAAGCTGCTGGAGATGCTGCGCACCGGCGAGATCGACTGCGCGATCATGGCCGAGCCGTTTCCCGACACGGGCCTGGCGATGGCGCCGCTGTACGACGAGCCGTTCATGGCGGCCGTGCCCAGCAGCCACCCGCTGGCCGAACAGAAATCCATTTCCGCCGCGCAGCTCAAGAGCGAGACCATGCTGCTGCTGGGCGCGGGCCATTGCTTTCGCGACCATGTGCTGGAGGTCTGCCCCGAGTTCGCGCGCTACGCGAGCAATGCCGAGGGCATCCGCCGCACGTTCGAGGGCTCATCGCTCGAGACGATCAAGCACATGGTGTCGGCCGGCATGGGCGTGACGCTGGTGCCGCGCCTGTCGGTGCCGCGCGATGCCCTGCACACGGGGTCGCGCCGCCGCAAGAGCGATGACACGCACATCCGCTACCTGCCGATCCAGGAGGCCGATGGCAGCCCGCCGCCCATGCGCCGCGTGGTGCTGGCCTGGCGCCGCAGCTTCACCCGCTACGAGGCCATCGCCGCGCTGCGCAACGCGATCTACGCCTGCGAGCTGCCGGGCATGACGCGCCTGTCCTGA